The following proteins are co-located in the Flectobacillus major DSM 103 genome:
- the ileS gene encoding isoleucine--tRNA ligase, whose product MNFKEYKNLDYAQVADEILKFWQENQVFEKSVEIREGQPTFTFYEGPPSANGAPGIHHVMARAIKDIFCRYQTLKGKQVKRKGGWDTHGLPVELQVEKELGITKDDIGKKISVEEYNQKCRETVMKFTDQWNTLTEKMGYWVDLDDPYITYENNYIESVWNLLKKLYDKGLLYKGYTIQPYSPAAGTGLSSHELNQPGCYREVKDTSLTAQFKVKLTGKSGYLFDAANSDNIYILAWTTTPWTLPANSALTVGKNIDYVLVKTFNPYTYLPVNVVLARDLVGKYFNEKGKDADFTTYKDGDKIIPWTVVMEMKGAHLEGIEYEQLFPYIQPDAPAFRVIIGDFVTTEDGTGVVHTSPTFGADDFRVAQQNGIPSIMVRDENGKEVPIVNRQGRFVAEITDYANEPVKEAYLSDEEKEEQRIKQGRDKYLSVDERIAIQLKTENKAFNVQKFDHPYPHCWRTDKPVLYYPLDSWFIRTTAVKDKLIALNNTINWKPESTGTGRFGNWLENLVDWNLSRSRYWGTPLPIWRSEDTEEVCVGSIEELVNAVKHALKDDVLSDEQRAKNTAFLNAIDDDKLDLHRPFVDEVYLVSASGKVMTRETDLIDVWFDSGAMPYAQWHYPFENHDIFEKAYPADFISEGVDQTRGWFFTLHAISAMISDSVAFKNVVSTGLVLDKNGNKMSKRLGNAVDPFETLKKYGADPTRWYMITNAQPWDNLKFDLSGVTEVRNKFFGTLTNTYNFFALYANLDGYEPTGVLDKAIATELDRWILSKLQTLIGEVDEAFNAYEPTKAGRAVQEFVGDHLSNWYVRLGRRRFWKGEMTDDKKSAYETLAYCLKTVAQLMSPIAPFYSDWLYKNVTINQTDAPLSVHLTDFPKVQTEWIDANLETSMDLAQRICSLIHSLRKTNKIKVRQPLLKVLIPVLSETTREQIRSVDDLIKSEVNIKSVEYLDDASGVLSKKVKPNFKALGPKFGPRMKEVAALITAMTNDDIAILEKENQYNPANTDIIITPELVEILTEDLPGYLSAKDNELTVALDITITEALRQEGIAREFVNRVQNFRKDSGFEVTDKIKIELLNTNTEVSAGVLAYQDYIAQEVQAISLEVVDALVTSVEVEMEEVTLNWNIVVA is encoded by the coding sequence ATGAACTTCAAAGAATATAAAAACCTCGATTACGCTCAGGTTGCAGATGAAATCCTGAAATTTTGGCAAGAGAATCAAGTTTTCGAAAAATCAGTCGAAATCCGTGAAGGTCAGCCTACATTTACTTTTTATGAAGGTCCGCCTTCGGCCAACGGAGCACCCGGTATTCACCATGTGATGGCACGTGCTATCAAAGATATTTTCTGCCGTTACCAAACCCTCAAAGGAAAGCAGGTAAAACGTAAAGGCGGCTGGGATACACACGGTTTGCCTGTCGAGCTTCAAGTAGAAAAAGAATTAGGTATTACCAAAGATGATATTGGTAAAAAAATATCGGTAGAAGAGTATAACCAAAAGTGTCGTGAAACGGTAATGAAATTTACCGACCAATGGAATACCCTAACCGAAAAAATGGGCTATTGGGTAGACCTCGACGACCCCTATATTACTTACGAGAACAACTATATCGAGTCGGTATGGAATCTCTTGAAAAAGCTATACGATAAAGGTTTGCTTTATAAAGGATACACCATTCAGCCGTATTCGCCAGCAGCAGGAACAGGGTTGTCTTCGCACGAGCTTAATCAGCCTGGCTGTTATCGTGAAGTAAAAGATACTTCTTTAACGGCTCAGTTTAAAGTAAAACTTACTGGCAAATCGGGCTATTTGTTCGATGCCGCCAATAGCGATAACATTTATATCTTGGCTTGGACTACCACGCCTTGGACTTTGCCAGCCAACTCGGCTTTGACAGTAGGTAAAAATATTGATTATGTGTTGGTAAAAACATTTAATCCATATACCTATTTGCCTGTAAATGTAGTTTTGGCTCGTGATTTGGTAGGAAAGTATTTCAACGAAAAAGGAAAAGATGCCGATTTTACTACTTACAAAGATGGTGATAAAATCATTCCTTGGACAGTTGTTATGGAGATGAAAGGTGCACACCTAGAGGGTATCGAATACGAACAACTTTTCCCGTATATTCAGCCTGATGCTCCTGCATTTCGTGTAATTATTGGTGATTTTGTTACTACCGAAGATGGTACAGGGGTGGTACATACATCGCCTACTTTTGGTGCAGACGACTTTAGAGTGGCTCAACAAAATGGTATTCCTTCGATTATGGTAAGAGACGAAAATGGCAAAGAAGTGCCTATCGTTAATCGCCAAGGTCGTTTTGTTGCTGAAATCACCGACTACGCCAACGAGCCTGTAAAAGAAGCGTACCTTTCTGATGAAGAAAAAGAAGAACAACGCATTAAACAAGGTCGTGACAAATACCTATCGGTCGATGAACGTATTGCTATTCAGTTGAAAACTGAAAATAAAGCTTTTAATGTTCAGAAATTTGACCACCCTTATCCACACTGTTGGCGTACCGATAAACCAGTGTTATATTACCCACTCGACTCTTGGTTTATTCGTACAACGGCCGTAAAAGATAAGTTGATAGCTCTGAACAATACTATCAACTGGAAGCCCGAATCGACAGGAACTGGCCGTTTTGGTAACTGGTTGGAAAACTTGGTTGATTGGAACTTGTCTCGTTCTCGTTATTGGGGTACACCACTACCTATTTGGCGTTCGGAAGATACCGAAGAGGTATGCGTAGGTTCTATCGAAGAGCTAGTAAATGCTGTAAAGCATGCTTTGAAAGACGATGTCTTGTCGGACGAACAACGTGCTAAAAATACGGCATTCTTAAATGCTATCGACGATGATAAGCTTGATTTACACCGTCCGTTTGTTGACGAAGTATATTTGGTGTCGGCTTCGGGTAAAGTAATGACTCGTGAAACCGATTTAATAGACGTGTGGTTTGATTCGGGTGCAATGCCTTATGCTCAGTGGCATTACCCATTTGAAAACCACGATATTTTTGAGAAGGCTTATCCTGCCGATTTTATTTCAGAAGGGGTTGACCAAACTCGTGGTTGGTTCTTTACCTTACATGCTATTTCGGCTATGATTTCTGATTCGGTAGCTTTCAAAAATGTAGTGTCGACAGGTTTGGTATTAGACAAAAATGGTAACAAAATGTCCAAACGCTTGGGCAATGCTGTAGACCCATTTGAAACACTAAAAAAATACGGTGCCGACCCTACCCGCTGGTATATGATTACCAACGCCCAACCTTGGGATAACCTCAAGTTTGATTTGTCGGGTGTTACAGAGGTGCGTAATAAGTTTTTTGGTACGTTGACCAACACCTATAATTTCTTTGCCTTATACGCCAATCTGGATGGATACGAGCCAACAGGTGTATTAGACAAAGCGATAGCCACTGAACTTGACCGATGGATTTTATCAAAATTACAAACCCTCATTGGCGAGGTTGACGAAGCCTTTAATGCTTACGAACCAACCAAAGCTGGGCGTGCCGTCCAAGAATTTGTAGGCGACCACCTGTCTAACTGGTATGTACGTTTGGGCAGACGACGCTTCTGGAAAGGTGAAATGACCGACGATAAAAAATCGGCTTACGAAACCTTGGCTTATTGTTTGAAAACAGTAGCTCAATTGATGTCGCCTATTGCTCCTTTCTATAGCGATTGGTTGTACAAAAATGTGACGATTAATCAAACAGATGCTCCGTTGTCGGTACACTTAACGGATTTTCCAAAGGTACAAACCGAATGGATTGATGCCAATTTGGAAACGTCGATGGATTTGGCTCAGCGTATATGTTCATTGATTCACTCATTGCGTAAAACCAACAAAATCAAAGTACGCCAACCTTTGTTGAAAGTATTGATTCCTGTATTGAGTGAAACAACACGTGAACAAATTCGTAGTGTCGATGATTTGATTAAGTCGGAAGTAAATATCAAATCGGTAGAATACTTGGACGATGCTTCGGGGGTATTGTCGAAAAAGGTAAAACCAAATTTCAAAGCATTAGGCCCAAAATTTGGCCCAAGAATGAAAGAAGTGGCGGCTTTGATTACGGCAATGACCAACGACGATATTGCTATTTTGGAAAAAGAAAATCAATACAACCCAGCCAATACCGATATTATAATTACCCCAGAATTGGTTGAAATCTTGACCGAAGACCTACCAGGGTATCTTTCGGCCAAAGACAATGAATTGACGGTGGCATTGGATATTACTATTACAGAAGCTTTGCGTCAAGAAGGTATTGCTCGTGAGTTTGTCAATCGTGTGCAAAACTTCCGTAAAGACTCGGGTTTTGAAGTAACAGACAAAATCAAAATCGAGTTGTTGAATACCAATACTGAAGTATCGGCAGGTGTATTGGCTTATCAAGACTATATCGCCCAAGAAGTACAAGCTATTTCTTTGGAAGTCGTAGATGCCCTAGTCACTTCGGTAGAAGTAGAGATGGAAGAAGTTACGCTCAACTGGAATATTGTTGTAGCCTAA
- a CDS encoding DUF2256 domain-containing protein gives MRKKADLPAKICQTCGKPFVWRKKWEKVWDEVKYCSDRCRNTKKSAGS, from the coding sequence ATGCGTAAAAAGGCCGACTTGCCAGCCAAAATTTGTCAAACTTGTGGAAAGCCGTTTGTATGGCGCAAAAAGTGGGAAAAAGTATGGGATGAGGTAAAGTATTGCTCAGATAGATGTAGAAATACTAAAAAATCAGCAGGAAGCTAG
- a CDS encoding 5-formyltetrahydrofolate cyclo-ligase, with product MQKTELRKLYKEKRKELSQSDFEERCRAIVEGILTHFDFSSVEYLHLFLPIHRQREIDTYKLIDQLKNRYPLLKIVVPKVIPNSFEMTHYLYTPTTLELNSWGIPEPLPIRQNQIAESQIQVVIVPLLIFDTQGNRVGYGKGFYDRFLQKCTNNPLKIGVCIENAVEKIDNIDPFDIRLDFCVSPNTLYDFR from the coding sequence ATGCAAAAAACAGAATTAAGAAAACTATACAAAGAAAAACGTAAGGAGCTATCTCAATCCGATTTTGAGGAGCGTTGTCGGGCTATTGTTGAGGGAATATTGACCCATTTTGATTTTTCATCGGTAGAATATCTTCATCTATTTTTACCTATCCATCGGCAACGAGAAATAGATACCTATAAGCTCATAGATCAACTCAAAAACCGTTACCCCTTGCTTAAAATAGTTGTACCGAAGGTAATACCCAACTCGTTCGAGATGACACACTACCTATACACCCCCACTACCCTCGAACTCAATTCGTGGGGTATTCCAGAGCCACTGCCCATCAGACAAAACCAAATCGCTGAATCACAGATACAAGTGGTAATTGTGCCTTTACTGATTTTTGATACACAAGGCAATCGGGTTGGTTATGGCAAAGGGTTTTATGACAGATTTTTGCAAAAGTGTACCAACAACCCACTAAAAATAGGCGTTTGTATAGAAAATGCCGTTGAAAAAATAGATAATATCGACCCTTTCGACATACGACTGGATTTTTGTGTAAGCCCCAACACCTTGTATGATTTTAGGTAA
- a CDS encoding aspartate-semialdehyde dehydrogenase, translating into MKVAVVGATGLVGGEIMKVLAERNFPVTELIPVASERSVGKQIEFKGKQYTVVGFEDAIKLKPDVAIFSAGGGTSTKIAPLFAEAGITVVDNSSAWRMDPTKKLVVPEINAQTLTKEDKIIANPNCSTIQMVVVLNPLHLKYKIKRVVVSTYQSVTGTGKAAVDQLFAEREGRTDVPAVYPHKIDLNVLPHIDVFLDNGYTKEEMKMVNETKKIMMDDSIAVTATTVRIPTVGGHSEAVNIEFENEFDLQEVYDILSKAEGVVIQDDPKNVLYPMPLTAHGKDEVFVGRIRRDESQPKTLNLWIVADNLRKGAATNAVQIAEYLSKNSLL; encoded by the coding sequence ATGAAAGTAGCAGTAGTCGGAGCCACGGGTTTGGTCGGTGGCGAAATTATGAAAGTTTTAGCGGAACGCAACTTCCCTGTAACAGAACTTATTCCAGTAGCCTCAGAACGTTCTGTAGGTAAACAGATTGAGTTTAAGGGTAAGCAGTACACCGTAGTAGGCTTCGAAGATGCTATCAAGTTAAAACCTGATGTAGCTATTTTCTCGGCAGGTGGTGGCACTTCTACCAAAATCGCCCCATTGTTTGCTGAAGCAGGCATTACGGTGGTTGATAACTCGTCGGCTTGGCGTATGGACCCTACCAAAAAATTGGTAGTACCCGAAATCAACGCCCAAACATTGACAAAAGAAGATAAAATCATTGCAAATCCTAACTGCTCGACTATCCAGATGGTCGTGGTGTTGAATCCTTTGCATTTGAAATATAAAATCAAAAGAGTAGTTGTATCGACTTACCAGTCGGTAACAGGAACAGGTAAAGCTGCTGTAGACCAACTATTTGCTGAGCGTGAAGGCCGTACAGATGTACCTGCGGTATATCCTCACAAAATCGACTTAAACGTTTTGCCGCATATTGATGTATTCTTAGACAACGGTTATACCAAAGAAGAAATGAAAATGGTAAACGAAACTAAGAAAATCATGATGGACGATTCTATTGCGGTAACTGCCACAACAGTACGTATTCCGACAGTAGGCGGCCACTCAGAAGCGGTAAATATCGAGTTTGAAAACGAATTTGATTTACAAGAAGTATACGACATTTTGTCGAAAGCAGAAGGTGTTGTAATCCAGGATGACCCTAAAAATGTGTTGTATCCAATGCCATTGACGGCACACGGAAAAGACGAGGTTTTTGTAGGCCGTATCCGTCGCGATGAATCACAACCTAAAACATTGAATTTGTGGATTGTAGCCGACAACCTTCGTAAGGGTGCTGCTACTAACGCTGTTCAAATTGCGGAATACTTAAGTAAAAATAGTCTTTTATAA
- a CDS encoding NAD-dependent epimerase/dehydratase family protein yields MKILITGGAGFVGSSLAIAIKTNYPQYEVICLDNLRRKGSELNLPRLAQAGAIFVHGDIRNKEDFDALPVVDSVIEASAEPSVLAGLDGTPDYLINTNLVGTINCLNYAKKVNANFIFLSTSRIYPIKTIEKLNFVETETRFALADEQPVRGVSSKGIAEDFPLDGARSLYGATKLASELMIHEYNEFYGLKTVINRCGVLTGPWQMGKVDQGVMVLWVAKHFFEQQLAYIGYGGSGKQTRDMLHVLDLYRLIDFQLHNIDTVNGEILNVGGSVEVSASLQELTQICQEVTGKTIPIKQITENRAADIRLYVTDNTKVTNLTGWKPSISMKQIVSEITAWITEYEAQLAYVLK; encoded by the coding sequence ATGAAAATATTAATTACTGGAGGAGCTGGGTTTGTGGGTTCTTCACTAGCTATTGCCATCAAAACCAATTATCCTCAATACGAAGTTATTTGCCTAGACAACCTTCGTAGAAAAGGTTCTGAATTAAACTTGCCTCGTTTGGCTCAGGCAGGAGCAATATTTGTTCATGGCGATATTCGTAACAAAGAGGATTTTGATGCCCTCCCTGTCGTAGATTCGGTTATTGAAGCCTCGGCAGAGCCATCGGTATTGGCTGGACTAGACGGAACACCTGATTACTTAATCAATACCAATTTGGTAGGTACTATCAATTGCTTGAATTATGCCAAAAAAGTGAATGCCAATTTCATTTTCCTTTCTACAAGCCGTATCTATCCTATCAAAACCATCGAGAAACTTAATTTTGTAGAAACAGAAACACGCTTTGCCTTGGCCGATGAACAACCTGTTAGAGGGGTGTCGTCGAAAGGTATTGCCGAAGATTTTCCGCTAGATGGAGCAAGATCTTTGTACGGAGCTACCAAATTGGCTTCTGAGCTGATGATTCATGAATACAACGAATTTTATGGCCTCAAAACGGTAATTAACCGTTGTGGAGTACTCACTGGCCCTTGGCAAATGGGTAAAGTAGACCAAGGTGTTATGGTGCTTTGGGTAGCCAAACATTTCTTTGAACAGCAATTGGCTTATATTGGCTACGGTGGTTCTGGCAAGCAAACCCGCGATATGCTGCATGTATTGGATTTGTACCGTTTGATTGATTTTCAATTACATAATATAGATACAGTTAATGGAGAAATTCTGAATGTAGGAGGGAGCGTTGAAGTAAGTGCCTCTTTGCAAGAACTTACTCAAATTTGTCAGGAAGTGACAGGCAAAACTATTCCTATCAAGCAGATTACCGAAAACCGTGCTGCCGATATTAGATTGTACGTAACCGATAATACCAAAGTAACCAACTTAACAGGATGGAAGCCGAGTATTTCGATGAAGCAAATCGTGAGTGAAATTACAGCATGGATTACCGAATACGAAGCTCAGTTGGCCTATGTGCTGAAATAA
- a CDS encoding KUP/HAK/KT family potassium transporter, whose amino-acid sequence MEHKNMDKATAAGLLVAMGIIYGDIGTSPLYVMQSIIGTAPINEATVLGGLSCIFWTLTLQTTFKYVVLILRADNRGEGGIFALFALVRRHAKWLTIPAIIGGSTLLADGIITPPISVASAIEGLRMIQPEIDTVPIVLVIITALFMFQIFGTKVVGRAFGPIMLIWFSMLGIFGIYWIAKDWSILRAFSPYYAYELLTNPYNGEGGFWILGAVFLCTTGAEALYSDLGHCGRDNIRVSWVFVKLCLILQYFGQGSWLIHQQGQLLNGRKPIFELMPEWFLIWGIVIATAAAIIASQALISGSFTLVSEAIRLNFWPKVRLHYPSDQKGQLYVPSMNIFLWLGCIGVVLWFKESTNMEAAYGLAITLTMLMTTALMAYYLHVKKFDMWWIVAFIVVYVSIEGSFLVANLRKFVHGGYVSLFIALGIITLMVIWYRAFIIKMRLTEYVKVSDYIAPLKDLSQDMSIPKYATHLVFMSNAARTGEIESKIIYSIFQKRPKRADIYWFVHVDTLDDPYTMEYKVKVIEPDDVIKVTFRLGFRIEQKINLYFRKVVEEMVKNGEVDITSRYESLNRQNVIGDFRFVVLEKFLSYDNELPLIEALIMKAYFFIKDFTPSEDKWFGLDTSAVKVEKVPLIIRPAENIRLKRIE is encoded by the coding sequence ATGGAACACAAAAACATGGACAAAGCTACCGCAGCAGGTTTGCTGGTAGCAATGGGTATTATCTACGGTGATATTGGTACATCCCCTCTCTACGTAATGCAGTCGATTATTGGTACTGCTCCCATCAATGAGGCCACCGTATTGGGCGGTTTATCTTGTATTTTTTGGACATTAACACTCCAAACAACCTTCAAATATGTGGTGTTGATTTTGAGAGCCGACAACCGTGGTGAAGGAGGGATTTTTGCCCTATTTGCCTTGGTTAGGCGACATGCCAAATGGCTTACCATTCCAGCTATTATTGGCGGATCGACACTCTTGGCCGATGGTATCATTACGCCACCGATTTCGGTAGCGTCGGCTATTGAAGGCCTTAGGATGATTCAGCCCGAGATCGACACCGTTCCGATTGTATTGGTTATCATTACAGCCTTATTTATGTTTCAGATTTTTGGAACAAAGGTGGTAGGGCGAGCATTTGGCCCTATTATGCTTATATGGTTTAGTATGCTTGGTATTTTTGGTATTTATTGGATTGCCAAAGATTGGAGTATCCTCAGAGCATTCTCTCCTTATTACGCCTACGAACTTCTTACCAATCCTTATAATGGCGAAGGTGGTTTCTGGATTTTGGGAGCTGTTTTCCTTTGTACAACTGGTGCCGAAGCCCTTTATTCTGACTTAGGGCATTGTGGTCGAGACAACATTCGGGTGAGTTGGGTATTTGTAAAGCTTTGTTTAATTCTTCAATATTTTGGGCAGGGGTCTTGGTTGATTCATCAGCAGGGGCAATTGCTCAATGGTCGTAAGCCTATCTTTGAATTAATGCCAGAATGGTTCTTGATTTGGGGAATTGTTATTGCTACAGCAGCAGCTATTATTGCCAGTCAAGCCCTTATTTCGGGGTCATTTACGTTGGTTTCGGAGGCTATTCGTCTTAACTTTTGGCCAAAAGTACGCTTACATTACCCTTCCGACCAAAAAGGGCAATTGTATGTACCAAGTATGAATATCTTCCTTTGGCTGGGGTGTATTGGGGTAGTATTGTGGTTCAAAGAATCTACCAATATGGAAGCTGCCTATGGCTTGGCTATTACCCTAACCATGTTGATGACTACGGCTCTGATGGCCTATTATCTCCATGTCAAGAAGTTTGATATGTGGTGGATTGTAGCCTTTATCGTTGTATATGTTTCTATTGAAGGCTCATTCTTGGTAGCTAACCTACGCAAATTTGTGCATGGGGGGTATGTATCGTTATTTATTGCCTTGGGTATTATTACGCTTATGGTGATTTGGTATCGTGCTTTTATTATCAAAATGCGTTTGACAGAATATGTAAAAGTAAGCGATTATATAGCTCCATTAAAAGACCTTAGCCAAGATATGAGTATTCCTAAATATGCAACTCACTTGGTATTTATGTCGAATGCTGCCCGTACAGGCGAGATTGAATCAAAAATTATTTATTCTATTTTCCAAAAAAGACCTAAACGTGCTGATATTTATTGGTTTGTGCACGTCGATACCCTCGACGACCCCTATACCATGGAGTATAAAGTAAAGGTAATTGAGCCAGACGATGTAATTAAAGTTACGTTTAGACTAGGTTTTAGGATAGAACAAAAAATCAATCTTTATTTCCGAAAAGTAGTAGAAGAAATGGTGAAAAATGGGGAGGTTGATATTACTTCGCGCTACGAGTCATTGAATCGTCAGAATGTAATAGGGGATTTCCGTTTTGTTGTATTGGAAAAATTCCTTTCTTATGACAACGAACTGCCTCTTATTGAAGCACTTATTATGAAAGCCTACTTCTTTATCAAGGATTTTACCCCTTCTGAAGACAAATGGTTTGGCCTTGATACCAGTGCCGTAAAAGTAGAAAAAGTACCGCTTATTATTCGCCCAGCCGAAAATATTCGACTCAAACGAATTGAATAA
- a CDS encoding monooxygenase: MNTKNIYPLIFCIFLFVGVLSCSKKTTDIETPSTEKSSFDLIQEKILTPTCATSGCHASTQDGSYLQHKLVLEKTVAYANLVGITPTNDLAKADNFQRVKPYKSLESLLFHKLNWNASHHGGKVYGSPMPLGGNALYVGQIEFVRRWIEAGAPRTGDIVDKALLDDTTPSYVVDNTNFQPLQTPQEEGLTGYQLSVEKFTIQPNFEREVFVRKAIGNQSDIYVNRIKLKARPNSHHMVVYDFRDKQNPIVLPEINQVRDLRFSNNSINPLVLLQMSNHVFLGGGTDPNQDFQFPAGTALLIPAGASVDLNPHYFNKTSNSLLGENYANFYTVDKSLVKNVVQMIDFNNTSFTLPANQKTTIIKDFKFNKDVTIVTLTSHNHQYGEKFVIKIKGGSRDGETVYESTNWEHPQITNYDKPIQLKKGEGLSSVVTYNNTTNKAISFGLTSEDEMNIIFGYYYEN, encoded by the coding sequence ATGAACACTAAAAATATTTACCCATTAATTTTCTGTATTTTCTTGTTTGTAGGTGTACTTTCTTGTTCAAAAAAGACTACCGATATAGAAACCCCCAGTACTGAAAAATCATCGTTTGATTTGATTCAAGAAAAAATTCTTACGCCTACCTGTGCTACATCGGGCTGTCATGCCTCTACACAAGATGGAAGCTATTTACAACATAAGCTTGTATTGGAAAAAACGGTAGCCTATGCCAATTTGGTGGGAATTACCCCTACCAATGATTTGGCTAAAGCAGATAATTTTCAACGGGTAAAGCCTTATAAATCGCTTGAGAGTCTGTTGTTTCATAAACTCAACTGGAATGCCTCGCACCATGGGGGAAAGGTGTATGGCTCGCCTATGCCTTTGGGAGGCAATGCCCTGTATGTAGGTCAAATAGAATTTGTACGTCGGTGGATTGAGGCTGGTGCTCCTCGTACTGGCGATATTGTCGATAAAGCGTTGTTAGACGACACCACGCCTAGCTATGTGGTAGACAATACCAATTTTCAGCCCCTTCAAACACCCCAAGAAGAAGGTTTGACGGGGTATCAGTTGAGTGTAGAAAAATTTACGATTCAACCCAATTTTGAAAGAGAAGTTTTTGTAAGAAAAGCCATTGGTAACCAGTCAGATATATATGTCAATAGAATCAAACTCAAGGCTCGCCCCAATAGCCACCACATGGTAGTTTATGATTTTAGAGACAAACAAAACCCTATTGTACTTCCCGAAATTAATCAGGTACGAGATTTAAGGTTTTCTAATAATAGCATCAATCCTCTTGTACTTTTACAGATGTCAAATCATGTTTTTTTGGGTGGTGGCACCGACCCCAACCAAGATTTTCAGTTTCCTGCTGGTACAGCTCTCCTTATTCCTGCAGGAGCTAGTGTAGACCTTAACCCGCATTATTTCAACAAAACATCCAATTCGTTGCTTGGCGAAAACTATGCTAATTTTTATACTGTCGATAAAAGTTTGGTTAAAAATGTTGTACAAATGATAGATTTCAACAATACGTCGTTTACCTTACCAGCCAATCAAAAAACAACGATTATCAAAGACTTCAAGTTTAATAAAGATGTTACGATTGTGACGCTTACGTCGCACAACCACCAATACGGAGAAAAATTTGTGATAAAAATAAAAGGAGGAAGCCGTGATGGCGAAACCGTATATGAAAGTACCAACTGGGAACACCCTCAAATTACTAATTATGATAAACCTATTCAGTTAAAAAAAGGCGAAGGACTAAGCTCGGTAGTAACCTATAATAATACCACCAACAAGGCCATTAGTTTTGGCCTTACATCGGAAGATGAAATGAATATTATTTTTGGGTATTACTATGAAAATTAA
- a CDS encoding AlbA family DNA-binding domain-containing protein encodes MNQGLVAYFEKTDSHSRVSDMDLKDLRTLVRQGEGSKLEFKLKANHPEKIIREVVAFANTDGGKLLVGVGDDKSIPGLKFVDEEEYTLVRAIEKYCDPPIDYQLERIAITDERDVLVFSIPKSTGKPHFVKINAEPPKAYVRVQDRSVQASKEVKQILRRENDNSVPVHFGEKEKVLMQYLAENKQITIEKFCEIAHIPQWLASRTMVLLVLANVLKIQPNEMTDCYCLA; translated from the coding sequence ATGAATCAAGGACTTGTTGCGTATTTCGAGAAAACTGATAGCCATAGCCGCGTATCAGACATGGATTTAAAAGATTTAAGAACCCTTGTAAGGCAAGGTGAAGGTAGCAAACTAGAATTTAAACTAAAAGCAAATCATCCCGAAAAAATTATCCGTGAAGTAGTAGCCTTTGCCAATACTGATGGTGGCAAACTGCTAGTAGGTGTTGGCGACGACAAGAGTATCCCTGGCCTGAAGTTTGTTGACGAAGAAGAGTACACCCTTGTGAGGGCCATAGAGAAATACTGCGACCCACCAATCGACTACCAACTAGAACGCATTGCTATTACCGACGAACGAGACGTATTGGTGTTTTCGATACCCAAGAGTACAGGAAAGCCCCATTTTGTAAAAATCAATGCCGAACCTCCCAAAGCGTATGTTCGTGTACAGGACCGATCAGTACAAGCTAGTAAAGAAGTAAAACAAATATTAAGGCGAGAAAACGATAATAGTGTGCCTGTCCATTTTGGCGAAAAAGAGAAGGTGTTGATGCAATACCTTGCTGAAAATAAGCAAATTACCATAGAGAAGTTTTGTGAAATAGCTCATATTCCCCAATGGTTGGCATCTCGAACCATGGTATTGTTAGTACTAGCCAATGTACTCAAAATTCAACCCAATGAAATGACGGATTGCTATTGCTTGGCATAG